The DNA region GCGCCATTACCGCCGGCGCAAGGAAGAGGCGGGCCGCCTGGAGCTGGCCGCCTGCATCGGCGGCGATCCGGCCCTGGTCTACGCCGCGACGGCTCCCCTGCCCGATCAGATCGACGAGGTTCTGTTCACCGGTTTTCTGCGACGCAAGGGCGTGGAGCTGGTAAAGGCGTTGACCGTCGACGTCGAGGTGCCGGCCGATGCCGATATCGTGATCGAAGGCTATGTCGATCCCGCCGAGCCGCTGAGGCGGGAAGGACCGTTTGGCGATCATACGGGCTTTTACTCCCTCGCGGACGACTACCCGGTCTTCCACGTGACCTGCATCACCCACCGCCGCAATCCGGTCTATCTCACCACGATCGTGGGCCGGCCCCCGATGGAGGACGCGTTCCTCGGCAAAGCCACCGAGCGGATCTTTCTCCCGCTCCTGCGCCTTACGTTTCCCGAGATCGTCGACATGAATTTCCCCGTCGAGGGGGTCTTTCACAATCTGGCCATCGTCTCGATCAAGAAAGAGTATCCGGCGCACGCGCGCAAGATCATGCACGCCCTGTGGGGCATGGGCCAGATGATGTTCACCAAGACGCTGGTGATCGTCGACCACGACGTGAACGTGCACGACCCGGGGGAAGTCACCTGGATCGTCGGAAATCATATCGACCCCAGGCGCGACGTGGTGTTCGTCGATGGGCCCGTCGACGTGCTCGATCACGCCGCGCCCATCACCGGCTATGGATCCAAAATGGGCATCGACGCCACCCGCAAGTGGCCCTCCGAAGGCTTCGGACGGGAATGGCCCAATCCGATCGTGATGGATGTCGAAACCAAACGCTACATCGATTCGATCTGGGAGAAACTGGGAATATCGTGACGCCGTTCAGGGTTTCGGGTCCCGTGCCCGGCGTCCGGGCTTTCGGGTCCCGGACCCGGGATCTTCGGCCCGGTCAGGGTTAACAACGTTTCCCGTACACGGTCTGGAAGGATGGAGTTGCTGAGCAAAGTTCGCGACTACGGTCGACTGATTCGCTTTTCGCATACGATCTTCGCGCTTCCCTTCGCCTTTTCCTCGGTGGCCTTCGCCTGGCCGCGCCACCCCGTCACCCCTCGCGGCGCCTTCTGGATTCTTGTCGCCATGGTCGGGGCGCGC from Candidatus Zixiibacteriota bacterium includes:
- a CDS encoding menaquinone biosynthesis decarboxylase; the protein is MAYSSLSDFLQVLSREGELKRVSYPVKAELEITEIADRVMKSGGPALLFENVVGKEIPVLINAFGSSKRMALALGVSDVEEIAREVERLVKIRPPGSWREKLGLLARLVQLAGVPPRVVAEGACQEVVHRDPDLGLLPVLTCWPEDGGPFITLPMVFSRDPRGGTRNVGLYRMQVYDSRTTGMHWHPHKVGARHYRRRKEEAGRLELAACIGGDPALVYAATAPLPDQIDEVLFTGFLRRKGVELVKALTVDVEVPADADIVIEGYVDPAEPLRREGPFGDHTGFYSLADDYPVFHVTCITHRRNPVYLTTIVGRPPMEDAFLGKATERIFLPLLRLTFPEIVDMNFPVEGVFHNLAIVSIKKEYPAHARKIMHALWGMGQMMFTKTLVIVDHDVNVHDPGEVTWIVGNHIDPRRDVVFVDGPVDVLDHAAPITGYGSKMGIDATRKWPSEGFGREWPNPIVMDVETKRYIDSIWEKLGIS